CAAAGCTCAGAATTTTCTCAGTCATTAAGCAGTTTAAGAACCGTGTGACATCACCTCATCACCAACCAGCTCTCTGGGGTATGGTGTGAAACAGCACGAACAGTAAGAGGACTGTGAAAACTCTTCAGAGTACAGTCCAAATCCCCTCAAATCTGTTCTGGTATGTCTCTCCAGTGCAAAATTATTCCAGATtccaagaagagaaaaaatcaCTGGACCAGGCTACTAGCCATGCCAAAACATTGTAGAAGCAAGCAAATCTTTAGCAGTACAAATTACCCAGGCAGGCATCAGTATCAGGCAGCTGTAGCTATAGTCTGAAATTTTTAATGCTAACTATAATAACTTGCATTTTGAAAGGTCACAgttagaatcacagaattgtcaaggttggaagagatctttaATATCAGTAAGTCCAACTGTCAGCCAGGCATCATCTCTGTAACCCCTAAACCACATCACCCAGTGCCAGATTCAAGCACTTcttaaacatctccagggatggtgactccaccacctccctgggatGCCTATTCCAATGTCTGACCACCCTaacagtggatttttttcttctaatagcTAATCTCAATCTCCCCTGTCTCATCTTAAAGCCATTTCCTCGGGTCCTCTCACTGCAGTCATGGTGGAAGAGACAGATCCCATCTcactacagcctcctttcagggactTACTGCAGCTCAGTGTGGCCAATCACACTGAGTGCTGGCTCCACTTGTCAAAGTTCACCATCTGAGAGCTGAAGGGAGCAGTTAAACCCCCCTGGATTTAATCGGGGCAACTGGAAAAAACTGGACACATCTGAGATTTGCACACCATTCTCATCTTATGAGTGCCTTTCACATAAACTTTATCTCTCCTTACTCAGGCTTAACACAGGCCCGCAGGCACAGCGCAGTGTTTACATGGAGCACACAGTGCTCCAGCGCTGGCAGCGGGCGGGGAGAGGGCCCCATGTCCCAAACTACAGCCTCTGTTCAGCCGCTCCCGCTGCTTTCTGTTGCTCACCTCCTGCTGCAAAGGCCTTTGTGCTAGAAATTACTCAGACCCAGCACCTTTTCCAGTCCCGTTTACCCTCTACGATGAGAAACCCCACACCTCGACGCACTTCGCTATCTCCCATGCACACGGGCTACCCCGGGGCCGAGGCTGCCACCGCAGCCAGGTCTCTGAGCGGGGGCCCGCAACAGCGCAGGGCAACGAGGAGCCGGCAGAGCTGCTTTCTACTAGACTCGCCCAAGGCGCGGCCGGTCCGAGCCCGAAGCCTCACAAGCGCCGGCCAAGCCCCACTCGCCCTCAGCCTCCCCGACCAGGCCCGGCCGGGGGTGACAGCCGCGCCGCCGCCACTGCGCATGCGCGGCCTCAGCACCGCCACAGTTGCCCGGGAAGGGAAGCGCTCCCGGCCCGGGCGCGGCGGCATGGCGACTGTGgtccccgccgccgcctcgTCTCCCGCCGGCGCCGCATCCCGCAGCAAGAAGCGCCCGGCGAGCCCGGGCACCGGCGGCGGCCCCGCCAAGAAAAAGAAGGCGACGGCGCCTGGCGGCTCGCAGGTAATGGTGAGAAGCGGGCGGCCAGCGCGCATGCGCGGTAGCGACCTTCCTTTCCCCGCCCTTTCCCGCCGTGGTGGAGCGTGGTCCACAGCCCCCTCCCGCCGGGAATGTCCCGGCTCCCGCTACCCGCGGGTATCCCGGGACACGCCTCCAcctcccagcctcctcctcatcctctcccGTCCCGCCCGCGGCCGCGCCGGAAGCTGCTGGGCCCGCTGCGGTGTCCCTGTGGCTGGCGAGGCCCTGCAGAGGTCGGGGCTCTCGGGCCTTTCTTCATCCCGCTGTAGCGTGGAGAttgtgtcccctcccctccaTGTGCACAGCTGGACCGGTGCTGTCGTTCTGTCCCCTTCCCCGGCCGGGTGTGCGGCCGGATGAGGCAAATCTTAACCGGGATGCCAGGGAAGTTGCACTTGTGATCAGCAGATACCGTGTGTGGTGACACAGGTGTGTGGTGACACTTCCTGACCAAGCCGTCCCGGAGCTCACTGTTCCCTGCGCCCGCCTCCAGTGGCAGGTCTGTACTTGAGGTTGTTCCGCGCCTGAGCTCCGTGTGTACCCCCAGATTCACAAATCTCTGGCCCTGCGTGATGCTGATTTTAGTGTGAGGCAGCTGAGCTATGGAGAAGGAGGGGCTAGTGCTGGACAGAGCACAATTCGGCAGCTGCTGGATCTGCTGTGTGCAGTGTACGTGGCCTTCTCTCAGTTGGACTTAGTGGATAGAATATTTACATGTGAAATGAAGATGTAACCTCAGAGCCTGAGTTTTGGGGAAAGGTTCCATCAGGGAGGGAGAAGTGCTATTAATGTCACTTTATCCTGAACTCCAACCCTCAATCCCAGTGGGTTTTGCAGCCTCATTTTCTGCATTGTGTGACAGCAGCACCCATCCCCAATTGATGTTACATGCCTCTTGATGAGGAGGTGTATATCACACTATTATAGAAATAAGCAATCACTCAAACCATTCTGGTTTTCGTCTGCCTCTCAATGATGAGATGGCATCTCACGCTTGAAAATTAAGTCCTAGAAGATGTTCAGAGTCAGTGTGTATATGACATTTGTATAGACTATTATGTCTTGGATTATTCTAGAAAGATTTTGGTAGCTACAGGAGTCaaaaaagggctggaaaaaaTGTCGGGCTCCTTTCTTCCctctagaaattatttttctcaataaTATTTCATGAGCTATTTCATGAGCTATAGCATACCTACAGAGTCTGCCCTACTGCCAGTTAGCTTGCTTGTTTTCACAGGAACCATCAGATCAGGGGAGTGCTTATGCATTTTTCAGCAATCTTCTCTCCAGGCAAATAAAAGCCAGGGTGCAAGCAGAAGAGCACAGACACAAAGTCTTCCTTGTTTGAATGATGCTCTTGTTTTCACCCCATGGGAGttacatgggtttttttctggtaggCTTATCCTAGGACAGGGACTACACACCATAGTGCTTGATGTCACTAGCACACACAGCTAACAAACTGCACCACTGTGAAAGATTACTGCCTGACATGATCATATTTGACAACTTTTTCAAGTTGTGATAAAGATCATGATCTGGATTGTCCAGTGTCGAGCTATCTGCTCTGTgcgtgtgtgtgtctgtgtgtgtatacagATATAAAACattatatattgatatataacttaaatgtgtataaaataatttatgcttAAAAGACTTCCCTACACCTTTCAGCTTCTACAACTGTTTTCCAAAGTTCACACCAAACTTAAGCTTGTGGATAGCTTCCAGTGTTATGAGACAATTCATGATTTCTTACTCAAACTGGGTTTCAACAGTGTGTGATAAACAGTTGTTGTAATTTGTCTCACAAATCATTTCAGTGgagaaagaagtaatttctcAACACTACATCTAAGTCATCATACACATTCATTGACTTCAACAGTGCAGATCAATCccacaaggaaaaggaaaaaaatgccacagaaaataTGTTACCTCAGGAATGGGACAAGAAAACAGCTCATTCTAGCAATCTCAATGTTGCTGGCTAGCTCTGTAGCAAGCCAGttcaaagagaaatgaaatgtggCCTCTGCATGTTTTGAGTTAAAAATGTTGATATATCTCACCAAAACGTATCATGCCCATAGCTCAGTATTAAATGGTTTTAAGTAAACTGACATTATTTCCTTGGTTAACTAGCAAACTTCAGGTAAGAGAATCCCTGCTGGGAGGTTTAAAACTACCTGCAGGGTCAACTTAGAACTGGAGGCCCCCCCCCCCCAGTTGTATTAAGTAGTAACTTCTACTGAGAACATTGTACTGGGCTATGTGAAAATACACTTCACATTATGCCAACTGTGAACATCCCTACATCTCTTATTCCATCTTtgtgaaattaaacaaaaagggatttttgttAGTTCTGCAAATCTCATACTTAGTTTTTCTCTTATGTCACAAGTAGCTCTCACAATGCTCACCCTGAAAGACACGCTAGTCTGGTAAAACTGTAAATTTCAAGaatgtattcatttttttatataacGAATTTGCTTAAGTGTAGCAGTGTAATCAACTAGTTCGAGTAACTGTGTGTATCCTACAAGAAGGCACAATTATTACACAGCATATAGATTTTTAGAAACcccattttgatttttctttctccaacaGGTGAATTGTTACTTTCTCTAAAATACTCCTTAGGAACATTACCAAAAACcattcttcatcttttttttagAGTGTCGTGGTAATAACACCAAGGTCCTGGGTTTAATTCccatatgggccattcacttgAGAGCTGGAATTGACAGATCCTTGtctgtcccttccaactcagaacaTTCAGTGTGATTTGTGTGAGTTACCGACCCAAAGGTGTTGAGTCATACTTGTTTTGGAAGCACATTGCTCATAGGGCTTGTCAGTCATGTCTACAGAAGGAGACACATGCTTTTTGGACATAATGCCTGTATTTACCAAATGTAATGTTAAAAGTGAGTTTACAGGAAAGCATGATTACAAATTGATTACTTCACTTTCATCAGCATTACACAATTATTCCTCCCATGCTGTTGTGCC
The sequence above is drawn from the Parus major isolate Abel chromosome 2, Parus_major1.1, whole genome shotgun sequence genome and encodes:
- the INO80C gene encoding INO80 complex subunit C → MRNPTPRRTSLSPMHTGYPGAEAATAARSLSGGPQQRRATRSRQSCFLLDSPKARPVRARSLTSAGQAPLALSLPDQARPGVTAAPPPLRMRGLSTATVAREGKRSRPGRGGMATVVPAAASSPAGAASRSKKRPASPGTGGGPAKKKKATAPGGSQSAGGEAASENKFLNTDSSTGSVETTAKPLPFKDPNFIHSGIGGAAAGKKNRTWKNLKQILASERALPWQLNDPSYFNIDAPPSFRPAKKYSDISGLPANYTDPQSKLRFSTIEEFAYIRMLPSDVVTGYLALRKATSIVS